From the Rhinolophus sinicus isolate RSC01 linkage group LG02, ASM3656204v1, whole genome shotgun sequence genome, one window contains:
- the ZEB1 gene encoding zinc finger E-box-binding homeobox 1 isoform X2, translating into MADGPRCKRRKQANPRRNNVTNYNTVVETNSDSDDEDKLHIVEEDSITDAADGEGGVPEDDLPTDQTVLPGSSDREGNAKSCWDDDGKEGQEILGPEAQADEAGCSVKDDDCDSEAENEQNHDPNVEEFLQQQDTAVIYPEAPEDDQRQGTPEASGHDENGTPDAFSQLLTCPYCDRGYKRFTSLKEHIKYRHEKNEDNFSCSLCSYTFAYRTQLERHMTSHKSGRDQRHVTQSGGNRKFKCTECGKAFKYKHHLKEHLRIHSGEKPYECPNCKKRFSHSGSYSSHISSKKCISLMPVNGRPRTGLKTSQCSSPSLSASPGSPTRPQIRQKIENKPLQEQLSVNQIKTEPVDYEFKPIVVASGINCSTPLQNGVFSGGGPLQATSSPQGVVQAVVLPTVGLVSPISINLSDIQNVLKVAVDGNVIRQVLENNQANLASKEQETISASSIQQGGHSVISAISLPLVDQDGTTKIIINYSLEQPSQLQVVPQNLKKENPVPTNSCKSEKLPEDLTVKSEKDKSFEGGVNDSTCLLCDDCPGDINALPELKHYDLKQPAQLPPLAAPEAEKPESSASSGSGDGSLSPSQPPLKNLLSLLKAYYALNAQPSAEELSKIADSVNLPLEVVKKWFEKMQAGQISVQSSEPSSPEPGKVNTPAKKDDQPQSANANESQDSTINLQSPLKITSSPVLPVGSTINGSRSTTSSPSPLNLSSSRNPQGYVYTAEGAQEEPQVEPLDLSLPKQQGELLERSTITSVYQNSVYSVQEEPLNLSCAKKEPQKDSCVTDSEPVVNVIPPSANPINIAIPTVTAQLPTIVAIADQNSVPCLRALAANKQTILIPQVAYTYSTTVSPAVQEPPLKVIQPNGNQDERQDTSSEGVSNVEDQNDSDSTPPKKKMRKTENGMYACDLCDKIFQKSSSLLRHKYEHTGKRPHECGICKKAFKHKHHLIEHMRLHSGEKPYQCDKCGKRFSHSGSYSQHMNHRYSYCKREAEERDSMEQEEAGPEVLTNEHVGARASPSQVDSDERESLTREEDEDSEKEEEEDEDKEMEELQEEKECEKPQVDEEEEEEEEEEEEEEEEEIEEEEVEEAENEGEGAKSEGAVKADGAVNPASSLEQKVSENSEQVSEEKTNEA; encoded by the exons GAAAGGAAGGACAAGAAATCCTGGGGCCTGAAGCTCAAGCAGATGAAGCTGGATGTTCAG TAAAAGACGATGACTGCGACTCAGAggcagaaaatgaacaaaaccatGATCCTAATGTTGAAGAGTTCCTGCAACAACAAGACACTGCTGTCATTTACCCCGAGGCGCCCGAAGACGACCAGAGGCAGGGCACACCAGAAGCCAGTGGTCATGATGAAAATG GAACACCAGATGCATTTTCCCAATTGCTCACCTGCCCATATTGTGATAGAGGCTATAAACGCTTTACCTCTCTGAAAGAACACATTAAATATCGCCATGAAAAGAACGAAGATAACTTTAGTTGCTCCCTGTGCAGTTACACCTTTGCATACAGAACCCAACTTGAACGTCACATGACATCACATAAATCAGGAAGAGATCAA AGACATGTGACGCAGTCTGGGGGTAATCGTAAATTCAAGTGCACTGAATGTGGAAAAGCTTTCAAATATAAACACCATCTAAAAGAGCACTTAAGAATCCACAGtg gagAGAAGCCATATGAATGCCCAAACTGCAAGAAACGTTTTTCCCATTCTGGTTCCTATAGCTCACACATAAGCAGTAAGAAATGTATCAGCTTGATGCCTGTGAATGGGCGACCAAGAACAGGACTCAAGACGTCTCAGTGTTCCTCACCGTCTCTTTCAGCATCGCCAGGCAGTCCCACACGACCACAAATACGGCAAAAGATAGAGAATAAACCCCTTCAAGAACAACTTTCTGTAAACCAAATTAAAACTGAACCTGTGGATTATGAATTCAAACCCATAGTGGTTGCTTCAGGAATCAACTGTTCAACCCCTTTACAAAATGGGGTTTTTAGTGGTGGTGGCCCATTGCAGGCAACCAGTTCTCCTCAGGGCGTGGTGCAAGCTGTTGTTCTGCCAACAGTTGGTTTGGTGTCTCCCATAAGTATCAATTTAAGTGATATTCAGAATGTACTTAAAGTGGCAGTAGATGGTAATGTAATAAGACAAGTTTTGGAGAATAATCAAGCCAATCTTGCATccaaagaacaagaaacaatCAGTGCTTCATCCATACAACAAGGTGGCCATTCTGTTATTTCAGCCATCAGTCTTCCTTTGGTTGATCAAGATGGAACAACCAAAATTATCATTAACTACAGTCTTGAGCAGCCTAGCCAACTACAAGttgttcctcaaaatttaaaaaaagaaaatccagtccCTACAAACAGTTGCAAAAGTGAAAAGTTACCCGAAGATCTTACTGTTAAATCTGAGAAGGACAAAAGCTTCGAAGGAGGAGTGAACGATAGCACTTGCCTTCTGTGTGATGACTGTCCAGGAGATATTAATGCACTTCCAGAATTAAAGCACTATGACCTAAAGCAGCCTGCTCAGCTCCCTCCACTTGCTGCACCAGAAGCTGAGAAGCCAGAGTCCTCTGCCTCATCGGGGTCTGGAGATGGCAGTTTGTCTCCCAGTCAGCCACCTCTAAAGAACCTCTTGTCTCTTCTAAAAGCATATTATGCTTTGAATGCACAACCAAGTGCAGAAGAGCTCTCAAAAATTGCTGATTCAGTAAACCTACCATTAGAGGTAGTAAAAAAGTGGTTTGAAAAGATGCAAGCTGGGCAGATTTCAGTGCAGTCTTCTGAACCATCTTCTCCTGAACCAGGCAAAGTGAATACCCCTGCGAAGAAGGATGATCAGCCTCAATCTGCAAATGCAAATGAATCCCAGGACAGCACAATAAATTTACAAAGTCCTCTGAAGATAACTAGCTCTCCAGTGTTACCAGTGGGATCCACCATCAATGGTTCCAGAAGTACTACGTCCTCCCCATCCCCTCTGAACCTTTCCTCATCCAGAAATCCACAGGGTTATGTGTACACAGCAGAAGGTGCACAGGAAGAACCACAAGTAGAACCTCTTGATCTTTCACTACCAAAGCAACAGGGAGAATTATTGGAAAGGTCAACGATCACTAGTGTTTACCAGAACAGTGTTTATTCTGTCCAGGAAGAACCCTTGAACTTGTCTTGCGCAAAAAAGGAGCCACAGAAGGACAGTTGTGTTACAGACTCAGAACCAGTTGTAAATGTAATCCCACCAAGTGCCAACCCCATAAATATTGCTATACCTACCGTCACTGCCCAGTTACCCACAATCGTGGCCATTGCTGACCAGAACAGTGTTCCATGCTTGCGAGCACTAGCTGCCAATAAGCAGACTATTCTGATTCCTCAGGTGGCTTACACGTACTCGACTACAGTCAGCCCTGCAGTCCAGGAACCACCCTTGAAAGTGATCCAGCCAAATGGAAatcag gatGAAAGGCAAGACACTAGCTCAGAAGGCGTATCAAATGTAGAGGATCAGAATGATTCTGATTCTACACCACCCAAAAAGAAAATGCGGAAGACAGAAAATGGAATGTATGCTTGTGATTTGTGTGACAAGATATTCCAAAAGAGTAGCTCATTATTGAGACATAAATATGAACACACAG GTAAAAGACCTCACGAGTGTGGAATCTGTAAAAAGGCATTTAAACACAAACATCATTTGATTGAACACATGCGATTGCATTCTGGAGAAAAGCCCTATCAGTGTGACAAATGTGGAAAGCGTTTCTCACACTCGGGGTCTTACTCTCAGCACATGAATCACCGCTACTCCTATTgcaagagggaagcagaggaacGTGATAGCATGGAGCAGGAAGAGGCAGGGCCCGAAGTCCTAACGAATGAGCATGTTGGCGCAAGGGCATCTCCCTCGCAGGTCGACTCAGATGAGAGAGAGAGTTTGACGAGGGAAGAGGATGAAGacagtgaaaaagaagaagaggaggacgAGGATAAAGAGATGGAAGAActgcaggaagaaaaagaatgtgaaaaaccACAAgtggatgaagaagaggaagaggaggaggaggaggaagaggaggaggaggaggaagagatagaggaggaggaggtagaagaggCTGAGAATGAGGGAGAAGGAGCAAAATCGGAAGGTGCCGTGAAGGCTGATGGAGCTGTAAATCCAGCAAGCAGCTTAGAACAAAAAGTAAGCGAGAATAGTGAGCAAGTgtctgaagaaaaaacaaatgaagcctAA
- the ZEB1 gene encoding zinc finger E-box-binding homeobox 1 isoform X10, whose amino-acid sequence MADGPRCKRRKQANPRRNNVTNYNTVVETNSDSDDEDKLHIVEEDSITDAADGEGGVPEDDLPTDQTVLPGSSDREGNAKSCWDDDGKEGQEILGPEAQADEAGCSGTPDAFSQLLTCPYCDRGYKRFTSLKEHIKYRHEKNEDNFSCSLCSYTFAYRTQLERHMTSHKSGRDQRHVTQSGGNRKFKCTECGKAFKYKHHLKEHLRIHSGEKPYECPNCKKRFSHSGSYSSHISSKKCISLMPVNGRPRTGLKTSQCSSPSLSASPGSPTRPQIRQKIENKPLQEQLSVNQIKTEPVDYEFKPIVVASGINCSTPLQNGVFSGGGPLQATSSPQGVVQAVVLPTVGLVSPISINLSDIQNVLKVAVDGNVIRQVLENNQANLASKEQETISASSIQQGGHSVISAISLPLVDQDGTTKIIINYSLEQPSQLQVVPQNLKKENPVPTNSCKSEKLPEDLTVKSEKDKSFEGGVNDSTCLLCDDCPGDINALPELKHYDLKQPAQLPPLAAPEAEKPESSASSGSGDGSLSPSQPPLKNLLSLLKAYYALNAQPSAEELSKIADSVNLPLEVVKKWFEKMQAGQISVQSSEPSSPEPGKVNTPAKKDDQPQSANANESQDSTINLQSPLKITSSPVLPVGSTINGSRSTTSSPSPLNLSSSRNPQGYVYTAEGAQEEPQVEPLDLSLPKQQGELLERSTITSVYQNSVYSVQEEPLNLSCAKKEPQKDSCVTDSEPVVNVIPPSANPINIAIPTVTAQLPTIVAIADQNSVPCLRALAANKQTILIPQVAYTYSTTVSPAVQEPPLKVIQPNGNQDERQDTSSEGVSNVEDQNDSDSTPPKKKMRKTENGMYACDLCDKIFQKSSSLLRHKYEHTGKRPHECGICKKAFKHKHHLIEHMRLHSGEKPYQCDKCGKRFSHSGSYSQHMNHRYSYCKREAEERDSMEQEEAGPEVLTNEHVGARASPSQVDSDERESLTREEDEDSEKEEEEDEDKEMEELQEEKECEKPQVDEEEEEEEEEEEEEEEEEIEEEEVEEAENEGEGAKSEGAVKADGAVNPASSLEQKVSENSEQVSEEKTNEA is encoded by the exons GAAAGGAAGGACAAGAAATCCTGGGGCCTGAAGCTCAAGCAGATGAAGCTGGATGTTCAG GAACACCAGATGCATTTTCCCAATTGCTCACCTGCCCATATTGTGATAGAGGCTATAAACGCTTTACCTCTCTGAAAGAACACATTAAATATCGCCATGAAAAGAACGAAGATAACTTTAGTTGCTCCCTGTGCAGTTACACCTTTGCATACAGAACCCAACTTGAACGTCACATGACATCACATAAATCAGGAAGAGATCAA AGACATGTGACGCAGTCTGGGGGTAATCGTAAATTCAAGTGCACTGAATGTGGAAAAGCTTTCAAATATAAACACCATCTAAAAGAGCACTTAAGAATCCACAGtg gagAGAAGCCATATGAATGCCCAAACTGCAAGAAACGTTTTTCCCATTCTGGTTCCTATAGCTCACACATAAGCAGTAAGAAATGTATCAGCTTGATGCCTGTGAATGGGCGACCAAGAACAGGACTCAAGACGTCTCAGTGTTCCTCACCGTCTCTTTCAGCATCGCCAGGCAGTCCCACACGACCACAAATACGGCAAAAGATAGAGAATAAACCCCTTCAAGAACAACTTTCTGTAAACCAAATTAAAACTGAACCTGTGGATTATGAATTCAAACCCATAGTGGTTGCTTCAGGAATCAACTGTTCAACCCCTTTACAAAATGGGGTTTTTAGTGGTGGTGGCCCATTGCAGGCAACCAGTTCTCCTCAGGGCGTGGTGCAAGCTGTTGTTCTGCCAACAGTTGGTTTGGTGTCTCCCATAAGTATCAATTTAAGTGATATTCAGAATGTACTTAAAGTGGCAGTAGATGGTAATGTAATAAGACAAGTTTTGGAGAATAATCAAGCCAATCTTGCATccaaagaacaagaaacaatCAGTGCTTCATCCATACAACAAGGTGGCCATTCTGTTATTTCAGCCATCAGTCTTCCTTTGGTTGATCAAGATGGAACAACCAAAATTATCATTAACTACAGTCTTGAGCAGCCTAGCCAACTACAAGttgttcctcaaaatttaaaaaaagaaaatccagtccCTACAAACAGTTGCAAAAGTGAAAAGTTACCCGAAGATCTTACTGTTAAATCTGAGAAGGACAAAAGCTTCGAAGGAGGAGTGAACGATAGCACTTGCCTTCTGTGTGATGACTGTCCAGGAGATATTAATGCACTTCCAGAATTAAAGCACTATGACCTAAAGCAGCCTGCTCAGCTCCCTCCACTTGCTGCACCAGAAGCTGAGAAGCCAGAGTCCTCTGCCTCATCGGGGTCTGGAGATGGCAGTTTGTCTCCCAGTCAGCCACCTCTAAAGAACCTCTTGTCTCTTCTAAAAGCATATTATGCTTTGAATGCACAACCAAGTGCAGAAGAGCTCTCAAAAATTGCTGATTCAGTAAACCTACCATTAGAGGTAGTAAAAAAGTGGTTTGAAAAGATGCAAGCTGGGCAGATTTCAGTGCAGTCTTCTGAACCATCTTCTCCTGAACCAGGCAAAGTGAATACCCCTGCGAAGAAGGATGATCAGCCTCAATCTGCAAATGCAAATGAATCCCAGGACAGCACAATAAATTTACAAAGTCCTCTGAAGATAACTAGCTCTCCAGTGTTACCAGTGGGATCCACCATCAATGGTTCCAGAAGTACTACGTCCTCCCCATCCCCTCTGAACCTTTCCTCATCCAGAAATCCACAGGGTTATGTGTACACAGCAGAAGGTGCACAGGAAGAACCACAAGTAGAACCTCTTGATCTTTCACTACCAAAGCAACAGGGAGAATTATTGGAAAGGTCAACGATCACTAGTGTTTACCAGAACAGTGTTTATTCTGTCCAGGAAGAACCCTTGAACTTGTCTTGCGCAAAAAAGGAGCCACAGAAGGACAGTTGTGTTACAGACTCAGAACCAGTTGTAAATGTAATCCCACCAAGTGCCAACCCCATAAATATTGCTATACCTACCGTCACTGCCCAGTTACCCACAATCGTGGCCATTGCTGACCAGAACAGTGTTCCATGCTTGCGAGCACTAGCTGCCAATAAGCAGACTATTCTGATTCCTCAGGTGGCTTACACGTACTCGACTACAGTCAGCCCTGCAGTCCAGGAACCACCCTTGAAAGTGATCCAGCCAAATGGAAatcag gatGAAAGGCAAGACACTAGCTCAGAAGGCGTATCAAATGTAGAGGATCAGAATGATTCTGATTCTACACCACCCAAAAAGAAAATGCGGAAGACAGAAAATGGAATGTATGCTTGTGATTTGTGTGACAAGATATTCCAAAAGAGTAGCTCATTATTGAGACATAAATATGAACACACAG GTAAAAGACCTCACGAGTGTGGAATCTGTAAAAAGGCATTTAAACACAAACATCATTTGATTGAACACATGCGATTGCATTCTGGAGAAAAGCCCTATCAGTGTGACAAATGTGGAAAGCGTTTCTCACACTCGGGGTCTTACTCTCAGCACATGAATCACCGCTACTCCTATTgcaagagggaagcagaggaacGTGATAGCATGGAGCAGGAAGAGGCAGGGCCCGAAGTCCTAACGAATGAGCATGTTGGCGCAAGGGCATCTCCCTCGCAGGTCGACTCAGATGAGAGAGAGAGTTTGACGAGGGAAGAGGATGAAGacagtgaaaaagaagaagaggaggacgAGGATAAAGAGATGGAAGAActgcaggaagaaaaagaatgtgaaaaaccACAAgtggatgaagaagaggaagaggaggaggaggaggaagaggaggaggaggaggaagagatagaggaggaggaggtagaagaggCTGAGAATGAGGGAGAAGGAGCAAAATCGGAAGGTGCCGTGAAGGCTGATGGAGCTGTAAATCCAGCAAGCAGCTTAGAACAAAAAGTAAGCGAGAATAGTGAGCAAGTgtctgaagaaaaaacaaatgaagcctAA
- the ZEB1 gene encoding zinc finger E-box-binding homeobox 1 isoform X4, protein MATCAVTNYNTVVETNSDSDDEDKLHIVEEDSITDAADGEGGVPEDDLPTDQTVLPGSSDREGNAKSCWDDDGKEGQEILGPEAQADEAGCSVKDDDCDSEAENEQNHDPNVEEFLQQQDTAVIYPEAPEDDQRQGTPEASGHDENGTPDAFSQLLTCPYCDRGYKRFTSLKEHIKYRHEKNEDNFSCSLCSYTFAYRTQLERHMTSHKSGRDQRHVTQSGGNRKFKCTECGKAFKYKHHLKEHLRIHSGEKPYECPNCKKRFSHSGSYSSHISSKKCISLMPVNGRPRTGLKTSQCSSPSLSASPGSPTRPQIRQKIENKPLQEQLSVNQIKTEPVDYEFKPIVVASGINCSTPLQNGVFSGGGPLQATSSPQGVVQAVVLPTVGLVSPISINLSDIQNVLKVAVDGNVIRQVLENNQANLASKEQETISASSIQQGGHSVISAISLPLVDQDGTTKIIINYSLEQPSQLQVVPQNLKKENPVPTNSCKSEKLPEDLTVKSEKDKSFEGGVNDSTCLLCDDCPGDINALPELKHYDLKQPAQLPPLAAPEAEKPESSASSGSGDGSLSPSQPPLKNLLSLLKAYYALNAQPSAEELSKIADSVNLPLEVVKKWFEKMQAGQISVQSSEPSSPEPGKVNTPAKKDDQPQSANANESQDSTINLQSPLKITSSPVLPVGSTINGSRSTTSSPSPLNLSSSRNPQGYVYTAEGAQEEPQVEPLDLSLPKQQGELLERSTITSVYQNSVYSVQEEPLNLSCAKKEPQKDSCVTDSEPVVNVIPPSANPINIAIPTVTAQLPTIVAIADQNSVPCLRALAANKQTILIPQVAYTYSTTVSPAVQEPPLKVIQPNGNQDERQDTSSEGVSNVEDQNDSDSTPPKKKMRKTENGMYACDLCDKIFQKSSSLLRHKYEHTGKRPHECGICKKAFKHKHHLIEHMRLHSGEKPYQCDKCGKRFSHSGSYSQHMNHRYSYCKREAEERDSMEQEEAGPEVLTNEHVGARASPSQVDSDERESLTREEDEDSEKEEEEDEDKEMEELQEEKECEKPQVDEEEEEEEEEEEEEEEEEIEEEEVEEAENEGEGAKSEGAVKADGAVNPASSLEQKVSENSEQVSEEKTNEA, encoded by the exons GAAAGGAAGGACAAGAAATCCTGGGGCCTGAAGCTCAAGCAGATGAAGCTGGATGTTCAG TAAAAGACGATGACTGCGACTCAGAggcagaaaatgaacaaaaccatGATCCTAATGTTGAAGAGTTCCTGCAACAACAAGACACTGCTGTCATTTACCCCGAGGCGCCCGAAGACGACCAGAGGCAGGGCACACCAGAAGCCAGTGGTCATGATGAAAATG GAACACCAGATGCATTTTCCCAATTGCTCACCTGCCCATATTGTGATAGAGGCTATAAACGCTTTACCTCTCTGAAAGAACACATTAAATATCGCCATGAAAAGAACGAAGATAACTTTAGTTGCTCCCTGTGCAGTTACACCTTTGCATACAGAACCCAACTTGAACGTCACATGACATCACATAAATCAGGAAGAGATCAA AGACATGTGACGCAGTCTGGGGGTAATCGTAAATTCAAGTGCACTGAATGTGGAAAAGCTTTCAAATATAAACACCATCTAAAAGAGCACTTAAGAATCCACAGtg gagAGAAGCCATATGAATGCCCAAACTGCAAGAAACGTTTTTCCCATTCTGGTTCCTATAGCTCACACATAAGCAGTAAGAAATGTATCAGCTTGATGCCTGTGAATGGGCGACCAAGAACAGGACTCAAGACGTCTCAGTGTTCCTCACCGTCTCTTTCAGCATCGCCAGGCAGTCCCACACGACCACAAATACGGCAAAAGATAGAGAATAAACCCCTTCAAGAACAACTTTCTGTAAACCAAATTAAAACTGAACCTGTGGATTATGAATTCAAACCCATAGTGGTTGCTTCAGGAATCAACTGTTCAACCCCTTTACAAAATGGGGTTTTTAGTGGTGGTGGCCCATTGCAGGCAACCAGTTCTCCTCAGGGCGTGGTGCAAGCTGTTGTTCTGCCAACAGTTGGTTTGGTGTCTCCCATAAGTATCAATTTAAGTGATATTCAGAATGTACTTAAAGTGGCAGTAGATGGTAATGTAATAAGACAAGTTTTGGAGAATAATCAAGCCAATCTTGCATccaaagaacaagaaacaatCAGTGCTTCATCCATACAACAAGGTGGCCATTCTGTTATTTCAGCCATCAGTCTTCCTTTGGTTGATCAAGATGGAACAACCAAAATTATCATTAACTACAGTCTTGAGCAGCCTAGCCAACTACAAGttgttcctcaaaatttaaaaaaagaaaatccagtccCTACAAACAGTTGCAAAAGTGAAAAGTTACCCGAAGATCTTACTGTTAAATCTGAGAAGGACAAAAGCTTCGAAGGAGGAGTGAACGATAGCACTTGCCTTCTGTGTGATGACTGTCCAGGAGATATTAATGCACTTCCAGAATTAAAGCACTATGACCTAAAGCAGCCTGCTCAGCTCCCTCCACTTGCTGCACCAGAAGCTGAGAAGCCAGAGTCCTCTGCCTCATCGGGGTCTGGAGATGGCAGTTTGTCTCCCAGTCAGCCACCTCTAAAGAACCTCTTGTCTCTTCTAAAAGCATATTATGCTTTGAATGCACAACCAAGTGCAGAAGAGCTCTCAAAAATTGCTGATTCAGTAAACCTACCATTAGAGGTAGTAAAAAAGTGGTTTGAAAAGATGCAAGCTGGGCAGATTTCAGTGCAGTCTTCTGAACCATCTTCTCCTGAACCAGGCAAAGTGAATACCCCTGCGAAGAAGGATGATCAGCCTCAATCTGCAAATGCAAATGAATCCCAGGACAGCACAATAAATTTACAAAGTCCTCTGAAGATAACTAGCTCTCCAGTGTTACCAGTGGGATCCACCATCAATGGTTCCAGAAGTACTACGTCCTCCCCATCCCCTCTGAACCTTTCCTCATCCAGAAATCCACAGGGTTATGTGTACACAGCAGAAGGTGCACAGGAAGAACCACAAGTAGAACCTCTTGATCTTTCACTACCAAAGCAACAGGGAGAATTATTGGAAAGGTCAACGATCACTAGTGTTTACCAGAACAGTGTTTATTCTGTCCAGGAAGAACCCTTGAACTTGTCTTGCGCAAAAAAGGAGCCACAGAAGGACAGTTGTGTTACAGACTCAGAACCAGTTGTAAATGTAATCCCACCAAGTGCCAACCCCATAAATATTGCTATACCTACCGTCACTGCCCAGTTACCCACAATCGTGGCCATTGCTGACCAGAACAGTGTTCCATGCTTGCGAGCACTAGCTGCCAATAAGCAGACTATTCTGATTCCTCAGGTGGCTTACACGTACTCGACTACAGTCAGCCCTGCAGTCCAGGAACCACCCTTGAAAGTGATCCAGCCAAATGGAAatcag gatGAAAGGCAAGACACTAGCTCAGAAGGCGTATCAAATGTAGAGGATCAGAATGATTCTGATTCTACACCACCCAAAAAGAAAATGCGGAAGACAGAAAATGGAATGTATGCTTGTGATTTGTGTGACAAGATATTCCAAAAGAGTAGCTCATTATTGAGACATAAATATGAACACACAG GTAAAAGACCTCACGAGTGTGGAATCTGTAAAAAGGCATTTAAACACAAACATCATTTGATTGAACACATGCGATTGCATTCTGGAGAAAAGCCCTATCAGTGTGACAAATGTGGAAAGCGTTTCTCACACTCGGGGTCTTACTCTCAGCACATGAATCACCGCTACTCCTATTgcaagagggaagcagaggaacGTGATAGCATGGAGCAGGAAGAGGCAGGGCCCGAAGTCCTAACGAATGAGCATGTTGGCGCAAGGGCATCTCCCTCGCAGGTCGACTCAGATGAGAGAGAGAGTTTGACGAGGGAAGAGGATGAAGacagtgaaaaagaagaagaggaggacgAGGATAAAGAGATGGAAGAActgcaggaagaaaaagaatgtgaaaaaccACAAgtggatgaagaagaggaagaggaggaggaggaggaagaggaggaggaggaggaagagatagaggaggaggaggtagaagaggCTGAGAATGAGGGAGAAGGAGCAAAATCGGAAGGTGCCGTGAAGGCTGATGGAGCTGTAAATCCAGCAAGCAGCTTAGAACAAAAAGTAAGCGAGAATAGTGAGCAAGTgtctgaagaaaaaacaaatgaagcctAA